ACGCATACGACTCGGCCTGCTCGGCGTCGTCGGCCTTCTTCACGAGGTCGCCCAGCACGCGGCGGACGATGCCGGCGCGGATCTTGGCCAGCATGGGGTTGTGCTGGAGCATCTCGCGGCTGATGTTCAGCGGCAGGTCCTCGCTGTCCACCACGCCGCGCAGGAAGCGCAGGTACGGCGGCAGCAGCCCCTCGGCCTCGTCGGTGATGAAGACGCGCTTGACGTACAGCTTCACCCGGTGCCGCCGGTCGGGGTTGAACAGGTCGAACGGCTTCGCCGAGGGGACGAACAGCAGGCTGGTGTACTCGATCTTGCCTTCGGCCCGCCAGTGCAGGGTCAGCCAGGGATCGTCGAAGGCGTGGCCGACATGGTGGTAGAATTCCTTGTACTCGTCGGCCGTGATCTCGTTCCTGGACCGGGTCCACAGCGCCGAGGCCTTGTTCAGCGCCTGGGCGTCGGCGGCGTCGCCGAACAGGATCGGCAGAGCGATATGGTCGCTGTATTTCTGGACGATTCGCCGCAGCCGGTGCTCCTCCAGGAACTCGCCCTCGTCGGCCTTCAGGTGCAGCACGACGCGGGTGCCGCGCGGCGCATCCTCCGCCTCGCTGACCGTGAACTCGCCGCGTCCGTCGGAGACCCAGCGCCAGCCCTGGCTCTCGCCCGCCTTGCGGGTCAGCACCTCGACCTTTTCGGAAACCATGAAGGCCGAATAGAAGCCGACGCCGAACTGGCCGATCAGGCCGATGTCCTTCTTGGCGTCGCCGGTCAGCTTGTTCATGAAGGCGGCGGTGCCCGACCGGGCGATGGTCCCCAGGTTCTCGATCAGGTCCTCGCGGTTCATGCCGATGCCGTTGTCCGCCACCGTCAGGGTCTTGGCTTCGGCGTCGGTCAGCAGGCGGATCTTGAGGTCGGGATCGTCAGCCGAAAGCTCCGGCTGGGTCAGGGCCGCGTAGCGCAGGCGGTCGCACGCGTCGGATGCGTTCGAGATCAGCTCGCGCAGGAACACCTCCTTCTCGCTGTAGAGGGAGTGCGCGACCATGTCGAGCAGGCGGCTGACCTCGGCCTGAAAACTGAGCCGTTCCTCGGACATTGCAGTATCACCTTCGGATATAGGTTTGGTGCCTTGACCAGGCTGATGCGTAAGGTGCGCCAGATATGTGAAATGCCGCGAAAAGCTGCAACCCCTTCCCGCTCCGGAGCTGGACGGGGTGATAACGGCCCTTGCAATGCAGCACCCGAACCCCAATGCTCTCCCCCATGAGCGCAGCATCTTCCGGCGTGGCCTTTCAGCACCAGGGTCAGCATCAGGGGCGGGTCACCGCCGTTCTTGGGCCGACGAACACCGGCAAGACCTTTCTCGCCATCGAGCGGATGCTGGGGCACCGGTCCGGCATGATCGGATTTCCACTGCGCCTCCTGGCGCGCGAGAACTACGACAAGATCGTCAAGGCGAAGGGCCGCCACGCCGTGGCCCTGGTCACCGGCGAAGAGAAGATCATCCCGCCGCGCGCCGTCTATTTCGTCTGCACGGTCGAATCGATGCCGCTGGACCGGCCGGTCGCCTTCATGGCGGTGGACGAGATCCAGCTCTGCGCCGACCCCGAGCGCGGCCACATCTTCACCGAGCGGCTGCTCCACGCCCGCGGCATGGACGAGACCATGTTCCTGGGCGCCGACACGATCCGGCCGCTGATCCAGAAGCTGGTGCCCCGGGCCGAGTTCATCAGCCGGCCGCGGTTCTCGTCGCTCACATATGCCGGGCACAAGAAGCTGACCCGGCTGCCGCCGCGGTCCGCCGTGGTCGCCTTCTCCGCGACCGACGTCTACACCATCGCCGAACTGATCCGCCGCCAGCGGGGCGGCACCGCCGTGGTGCTGGGGGCGCTCAGCCCGCGCACCCGAAACGCCCAGGTGGCGCTCTACCAGGCGGGCGAGGTCGATTACCTCGTCGCAACCGACGCCATCGGCATGGGGCTGAACATGGACGTGGACCATGTGGCCTTCGCCCGGTTGACCAAGTTCGACGGGCATGCGCCGCGCAAGCTCCGCCCGACCGAGATCGCCCAGATCGCCGGCCGCGCCGGCCGCCACATGACCGACGGCACCTTCGGCACCACCGGCGACCTCAACGGCCTCGACTCGGAGACGGTCAACGCGGTCGAGAACCACCATTTCGAGTCGCTCAAGGCGATCATGTGGCGGAACACCGCGCTGCGGTTCGAGACCCCGGGCGCGCTGATCAAGTGCCTGGAGCAGCGCCCTCCCCGGCCGGAGCTGATGCGCGCGCGGGATGCCGACGACTACCTGTCGCTGGTGGCCCTGTCGCGCGACCAGGAGATAGCATCCCTGGCGACCAACCGCGCGGCCGTGCGGCTGCTGTGGGAGGTCTGCCAGATCCCCGATTTCCGCAAGGTGCTGTCGGACGCCCATACCCGGCTGCTGTCACAGATCTATCGCCACCTGATGACGCCGGAAGCCCGCCTGCCGGAGGACTGGGTCGCCAAGCAGGTGGCGCGGATGGACAGGACCGAAGGCGACATCGACACCCTGGTCTCGCGAATCGCCCATATCCGGACCTGGACCTACATCTCGCACCGGCCGGACTGGCTGACCGACCCGGCCCACTGGCAGGCCGTGGCCCGCGCGATCGAGGACAAGCTGTCCGACGCCCTGCACGAGCGGCTGACCCAGCGCTTCGTCGACCGGCGCTCCGCCGTGCTTGCCCGCACGCTGGCGGGCGGCGGCGAACTTCTCGCCGCCGTCACCGCCGCGGGAGAGGTGCTGGTCGAGGGCCACCATGTCGGCCGGCTGGAGGGTTTCCACTTCACCCTCGACCCGGAGGTGCGGGAAGACGACGTGCGCGCCTTCATGAGCGCCGCGCGCCGGGCGCTCCGCGACGAGATCGGCCGGCGCGTCCGCCTGCTGGAGCAGGCGGGCGACGACAGGATCGGCATGGGTCCCGACGGCATCCTGACCTGGGACGGGCATCCCGTGGCGCGCCTGGGGCCGGGAACCTCGGTGCTGACCCCGGCGGTGATCCCGCTGCACGACGACCTGTTCGAGTCGGGCCAGCGCGACCGGGTGCGGGCGCGGCTCGGCCGCTGGGTCGAGCAGTTCGTCAAGGACCGGCTGGCGCCCTTGTTCAAGCTGCGCGAAGCCGACCTGTCCGGCCCGGCGCGCGGGCTGGCCTTCCAGATTTCCGAGTCGCTGGGCAGTCTCGCCCGGCCCGACCTGGAGCCGCTGATCACTGGCTTCAGCAAGGCCGACCGGCAGGCGCTCAACCGGCTCGGCGTGCGACTGGCGACCAGCCAGGTGTTCATGCCGGCCCTGATCAAACCCAGGGCCGTGGAGATCCGCGGCCTGCTGTGGGCCGTCCTGCACGGCGGGCACGCGGCGATGCCCCTGCCCCCGCCCACTCCGCCGGCCGGCCGGGTCTCGGTCGCGACCGACGCCGTGCCGCCCGGCTTCTGGGAGGCGGTGGGCTATCCGCCCGTGGGGCCGCGGGCGCTCCGGGCCGACATCCTGGAGCGGTTCGAGCGCGAACTGTACAAGCGGTCCAGCGAAGGCCCGTTGACCGCGGCGCCCGATCTGGCCCAGATGATCGGCAGTACGCCCCAGGACCTGGAAGGGGTGCTGGCGGCCATGGGATATCGCCGCAGGCAGGACGAGGCCGGCGCCGTCACCTGGGCGCGCGGCAAACCGCCGCGCCGCGACCAGGCTCGCAAGGGCCGGCGGCGCGGCGCCCCGGCCAAGCCACGCGCCGACTCGTCCCCGGACTCTCCTTTCGCCAAGCTGAGGCAGATCGAGTTCATGCGATGACAACGGAAGAGGATCGGGACGACGATCAGGGCGACGGCGGGGCCGCCACCGCCCAGGAGCTGGCATCCGGCCGGCTGCGCCTCGACAAGTGGCTCTGGTACGCCCGCTTCTTCAAGACGCGAAGCCTGGCCGCGAAGCTGTGCGCCGCCGGCGCCGTCCGCATCGGCGGCGCGCCGGTCACCAAGGCGCATCACGCGGTCAAGCCGGGCGACGTGCTGACCTTCGCCCAGGGCCGTCATATCCGGATCATCAAGGTGATGGCACTGGGAACCCGGCGCGGCCCGGCTCCGGAGGCCCAGGCGCTGTACGAGGACCTGTCGCCGCCGGCGCCCGAGACGGCGATGGCCCGCCCGGCGGAACGTCCCCCCGGTGCCGGTCGGCCGACCAAGGCGGAACGGCGGGCGACCGAAAGGCTCCGCTCGGACTCCTGAGTCGATTCCCTGGAAAAGGCGAGGAACTTACCTGCTGCTGCCCGGTTCTCAGCGCGCCATGCCAGACATCCTCGCAGATCCCCAGACCTGGGCCAGCCTGTTGACATTGACCGTGCTCGAGATCGTGCTCGGCATCGACAACATCATCTTCATCTCGATCATGGCCGGGCGCCTGCCGCCGGAGCAGCAGGCTCGCGGACGGCAGGTGGGCCTGGCGCTGGCGCTGGTCACCCGCCTGGGCCTGCTCGCCTCGATCGCCTGGATCTCCACCCTGACCAACCCGCTGTTCACGATCGCCGGGTACGACGTGTCGATACGCGACCTCGTGCTGATCGTCGGCGGCCTCTTCCTGCTGGCCAAGGGGACCACCGAAATCCATCACAACCTGGAAGCCGAGGACGAGGAGACCTCGGGGAAAGGCACCGCGACCTTCACCTCCGTCGTGGTCCAGATCATGTTGCTGGACATCGTCTTCTCGCTGGACTCGGTGATCACCGCGGTCGGCATGGCCCAGCACCTGGAGGTCATGATGGCCGCCGTCATCATCGCCGTGGGCGTCATGCTGTTCGCGTCGGGTCCCGTCGGCCGGTTCGTCAACACCCATCCCACCGTCAAGATGCTGGCGCTCAGCTTCCTGCTGCTGGTCGGCGTCGCCCTGATCGCCGACGGCCTGCACTTCCACATCCCGAAGGGCTACCTGTACTTCGCGATCGCCTTCTCGATGCTTGTCGAGTCGCTCAACCTGCTGGCCAACCGGAGGCGGCGGCGCAAGCGCGACCTGGTCGGCAGGCCCTCGTCGAGCCGGCGGGTCGCGGAGTGACGGACGGCGATCGCGGGCCGGCCTGCGGAACTCGCCCCTCAACCCCGGCGGAAGACCACGGACAGGTTGTTGGCCGGCATCTCGATGACCTCGTCCAGGGTCAGCCCGGCGTCCGCCGCCACGGCGCAGACCTCTTCCAGGTCGCGCACCCCCCACTCCGCATTCTGAGCCCTCAGGGATTGGTCGAAATCCTCGTTGCTCGGCGCGGTGTGCCGCCCGTCCCGCTTGTACGGGCCGTAGAGATAGAGCGGCGCTCCCGTCGGCAGGGTGCGCCCGGCCCCCGCCATCAGGCCCAGGGTCGCGGGCCAGGGCGAGATATGGATCATGTTGATGCAGACGATGGCGTCGGCGTGGGTGACCGGCCAGGCGCGCGCCGAGGCGTCCAAGTTGGCCGGGACCGTGACGTTGGTGACGCCGGTCTCGGCGATCCAGTCGCGGATGCTGGCCCGGTTGTCCGGGTCCGGGTCGGTCGGATGCCAGATCAGGTCGGGCAGCGATCCGGCCAGGAAGACGGCGTGCTCGCCGCTTCCGCTGGCGATCTCGAGCACGGTGCCGGCGGCGGGAAGCACGCGCCGCAGCACATCCAGGATGGGTTGCCTGTTGCGCTGGGTCGCCGGGGCGTGGCGGCGGTGGTCTGGGCCGGCTGCGGTCATCATGCCTGCAGGCTAGTGCCTCCCGCACCGGAGGGCAAGGGTCGGCAGGGGTCGTCATCGTCAGGACAGTCCCCATATCAGACGGACTGCATGGTTTCGCGATACCGGCCGCATGGACAGGCCGCAAGGATGGGATTTCTTTGATGCTGGCTCGATTGAAAGCGCTGTTGATGGATGCCGACGACACGACCCGGCGGGCCGGTCGGCACTCTCGCGACGAGGTGCAATTGGCCGCCGCGACGCTGCTGGTCGAGGCGGCCCGCATGGACGACCAGATCGGCGACCGCGAGCGCTCCCGCATCCGCGGCCTGCTGGAACAGCGCTTCTCCCTGTCGGGCGCCGAGGCGGACGAACTGCTGGCCTCGGCCGAGACGGTGACGGAAGGGCCGGCCCAGTGGCATCGCTTCACCTCCACCCTGAAGGACCGTTTTTCCGACGAAGAGCGCATTCAGATGATTGAAATGCTCTGGGAAGTGGTCTACGCCGATGGCGAACTGCACGATCTGGAAGCCAGCCTCTTGCGCAGGGTGGGCGGACTGCTCTACGTCTCCGACCGCGACCGTGGTGCGGCCCGGATGCGCGTGCTTCAACGACTGGGCATCGCCGACTCCACGCTGGAGGCGCCGACCGGAGAGAGCTCGATCCAGAGATCTCCATCTGATTGAACTGCTGCCGGCACCCGGAACGAGGACGAAGTCCGGGTGTCTTAAGAGGAAAAGGGAAAGCGAGCATGCCCTACGTCGTCACCGAACAGTGCATCAAGTGCAAATATACCGACTGCGTCGAGGTGTGCCCCGTCGATTGCTTCTACGAGGGGGAGAACATGCTTGTGATCCACCCCGACGAGTGCATCGACTGCGGCGTTTGCGAACCGGAGTGCCCGGCCGAGGCGATCGTTCCGGACACCGAGCCCGATGCCGAGAAGTGGCTTGAGCTGAACCGGGAATACTCCCTGCAGTGGCCGAACCTGACCCGCAAGAAGGACGCGGCGCCCGAGGCCGAAGAGTTCAAGGGAGCTTCGGACAAGTTCGAGAAATTCTTCAATCCCAAACCGGGATCCGGCAACTGAACGTTGGGCTGACGATTTTTTCGTCACCCTGAAAGTTTATTCTTACATTCCGCCATGCAATTCCCGCAGGTCCGCCATCGGGCGACCGGCGGGAGCTTGCTTATGACCAAGACGTTATATCTTTGTAACGCCCTCCTCACTTCCTATATAATGGCGGCCCTAAGCCCGGTCGCTTTCTCGCGCGTTCCGGGCTTGCGATGCTCCAGGCTCGAATTGCCTAATTCGTCGGCCCTTACCCGTCATGGGGGCTGGTGGATGGCGCTTCAGCCTTTCGTTGTCCCGAGGCATCCGGCCGGGACAGCCGGGTGCCAGCGAGCGTGAAGTGAGAGCCAACAGGAATGATGAACAAGCTTGAGTTCACGGCCGGTGATTTCGTCGTCTACCCGGCCCACGGGGTCGGTCGTGTCGAGGGAATCGAAACGCACCATATCGCCGGCCAAACCGTAACGCTTTACGCCATCACCTTCGAAAAGGAGCGCATGACGCTGAAGGTACCGGTGGGTAAGGCCAAGGACTCAGGTCTCCGCCGCCTCAGCTCCAAGGACCGGATCAAGGTCGCGCTCGAGACGCTCCAGGGCCGCTCGCGCGCCCGTCGCGCCATGTGGAGCCGCCGCGCTCAGGAATACGAGGCCAAGATCAATTCCGGCGACCCTGTCTCGATCGCCGAAGTGGTGCGTGACCTGTATCGCGGCAGCGACCAGCCCGACCAGTCCTACAGCGAACGCCAGATCTATCAGGCGGCGCTGGAGCGGCTCGCCCGGGAGCTGGCCGCGGTCGAGAAGATCGACGAGATGAAGGCTACCGAACGGCTCGAAGCCGTCCTGACCAAGACCGCCGCCTGAACTGCGGAGAGGCTGGAGGCCGGGGACCGCAACAATCCCCGGCCACTCCCTTTTATCGGCTTTTGCTGGGCACGCCGGGCGCCTAAACTCCGGCCACAGTCCAAGCCGGACCGGAGTTGCGTTTACGCGTCCTGATGTCAGACAATCAGAAATTTGCAGATATCGGCCATCCCAAGCGGATCTGGGCCGTCGGTGCCGTCCATGGCGAAGTCGACCGGCTGGCGGCATTGCATGCCGACATCGGCCGACGCTTCACGCCGGGCGATCGGCTCGTCTACACCGGCAATATGATCGGCCGCGGGGCCGCGGTGCGGGAAACGATGGACGAGTTGCTGTCGTTCCGCCGCGCCCTGATCGCCATGCCGGGCATGCTGGCGGAGGACGTGGTCTATCTCCGCGGCGCCCAGGAGGAGATGTGGCAGAAGCTGCTCCAGCTCCAGTTCGCACCAGATCCGGCCGTCGTCCTGCGCTGGATGCTCCGGCAGGGCGCCGAGTCGACCCTTCATGCCTACGGCGGAAATCCGGACCAGGGATTGGCCGCCGCGCGTGACGGGGCCGTCGCGATCACGCGTTGGACCAACAGCCTGCGGGGCGCCATGCGTGCCCATCCCGGTCACGAAAACGTGATGAGCGCGCTGCGCCGCGCCGCCTACACCAGCCAGCCGGGCGGCGGGCCGGCCGAACGGGTCCCGGTGGGCGTACTGCTGGTCTCCTCCGGTATAGAGATCTCCCGGCCGCTGGCAGCCCAGGGCGACACCTTCTGGTGGGGCGGTACCGGATTCGGGCGCATCGACCAGCCCTACGACCAGTTCCGCCGCATCGTCCGCGGGTATGACCCAGGGCGCGGAGGTATCCAGGC
This Skermanella mucosa DNA region includes the following protein-coding sequences:
- the htpG gene encoding molecular chaperone HtpG, translated to MSEERLSFQAEVSRLLDMVAHSLYSEKEVFLRELISNASDACDRLRYAALTQPELSADDPDLKIRLLTDAEAKTLTVADNGIGMNREDLIENLGTIARSGTAAFMNKLTGDAKKDIGLIGQFGVGFYSAFMVSEKVEVLTRKAGESQGWRWVSDGRGEFTVSEAEDAPRGTRVVLHLKADEGEFLEEHRLRRIVQKYSDHIALPILFGDAADAQALNKASALWTRSRNEITADEYKEFYHHVGHAFDDPWLTLHWRAEGKIEYTSLLFVPSAKPFDLFNPDRRHRVKLYVKRVFITDEAEGLLPPYLRFLRGVVDSEDLPLNISREMLQHNPMLAKIRAGIVRRVLGDLVKKADDAEQAESYASFWENFGAVLKEGLYEDYEHREQLTKLMRFRSTGSDGLVSLDDYVGRMKEGQDAIFYITGDDIEALRRSPQLEGFKARGVEVLLLTDPVDEFWIPSVSEYKEKKFKSVTRGGADLSKIKAESEPEKKDEEKPAENDLGSLVAALKLTLADSVKDVRISERLTDSPVCLVADEGDMDMHLERLLKQHRQLDGGAKRILEVNPTHPLIRRLTGMAAKDGISDNIEDVAWLLLDQARIVEGEPIPDPAAFSRRLALVMEKGLGLAA
- a CDS encoding helicase-related protein, with the translated sequence MSAASSGVAFQHQGQHQGRVTAVLGPTNTGKTFLAIERMLGHRSGMIGFPLRLLARENYDKIVKAKGRHAVALVTGEEKIIPPRAVYFVCTVESMPLDRPVAFMAVDEIQLCADPERGHIFTERLLHARGMDETMFLGADTIRPLIQKLVPRAEFISRPRFSSLTYAGHKKLTRLPPRSAVVAFSATDVYTIAELIRRQRGGTAVVLGALSPRTRNAQVALYQAGEVDYLVATDAIGMGLNMDVDHVAFARLTKFDGHAPRKLRPTEIAQIAGRAGRHMTDGTFGTTGDLNGLDSETVNAVENHHFESLKAIMWRNTALRFETPGALIKCLEQRPPRPELMRARDADDYLSLVALSRDQEIASLATNRAAVRLLWEVCQIPDFRKVLSDAHTRLLSQIYRHLMTPEARLPEDWVAKQVARMDRTEGDIDTLVSRIAHIRTWTYISHRPDWLTDPAHWQAVARAIEDKLSDALHERLTQRFVDRRSAVLARTLAGGGELLAAVTAAGEVLVEGHHVGRLEGFHFTLDPEVREDDVRAFMSAARRALRDEIGRRVRLLEQAGDDRIGMGPDGILTWDGHPVARLGPGTSVLTPAVIPLHDDLFESGQRDRVRARLGRWVEQFVKDRLAPLFKLREADLSGPARGLAFQISESLGSLARPDLEPLITGFSKADRQALNRLGVRLATSQVFMPALIKPRAVEIRGLLWAVLHGGHAAMPLPPPTPPAGRVSVATDAVPPGFWEAVGYPPVGPRALRADILERFERELYKRSSEGPLTAAPDLAQMIGSTPQDLEGVLAAMGYRRRQDEAGAVTWARGKPPRRDQARKGRRRGAPAKPRADSSPDSPFAKLRQIEFMR
- a CDS encoding RNA-binding S4 domain-containing protein, whose translation is MTTEEDRDDDQGDGGAATAQELASGRLRLDKWLWYARFFKTRSLAAKLCAAGAVRIGGAPVTKAHHAVKPGDVLTFAQGRHIRIIKVMALGTRRGPAPEAQALYEDLSPPAPETAMARPAERPPGAGRPTKAERRATERLRSDS
- a CDS encoding TerC family protein; the encoded protein is MPDILADPQTWASLLTLTVLEIVLGIDNIIFISIMAGRLPPEQQARGRQVGLALALVTRLGLLASIAWISTLTNPLFTIAGYDVSIRDLVLIVGGLFLLAKGTTEIHHNLEAEDEETSGKGTATFTSVVVQIMLLDIVFSLDSVITAVGMAQHLEVMMAAVIIAVGVMLFASGPVGRFVNTHPTVKMLALSFLLLVGVALIADGLHFHIPKGYLYFAIAFSMLVESLNLLANRRRRRKRDLVGRPSSSRRVAE
- a CDS encoding DUF938 domain-containing protein; this encodes MMTAAGPDHRRHAPATQRNRQPILDVLRRVLPAAGTVLEIASGSGEHAVFLAGSLPDLIWHPTDPDPDNRASIRDWIAETGVTNVTVPANLDASARAWPVTHADAIVCINMIHISPWPATLGLMAGAGRTLPTGAPLYLYGPYKRDGRHTAPSNEDFDQSLRAQNAEWGVRDLEEVCAVAADAGLTLDEVIEMPANNLSVVFRRG
- a CDS encoding tellurite resistance TerB family protein produces the protein MLARLKALLMDADDTTRRAGRHSRDEVQLAAATLLVEAARMDDQIGDRERSRIRGLLEQRFSLSGAEADELLASAETVTEGPAQWHRFTSTLKDRFSDEERIQMIEMLWEVVYADGELHDLEASLLRRVGGLLYVSDRDRGAARMRVLQRLGIADSTLEAPTGESSIQRSPSD
- the fdxA gene encoding ferredoxin FdxA; translation: MPYVVTEQCIKCKYTDCVEVCPVDCFYEGENMLVIHPDECIDCGVCEPECPAEAIVPDTEPDAEKWLELNREYSLQWPNLTRKKDAAPEAEEFKGASDKFEKFFNPKPGSGN
- a CDS encoding CarD family transcriptional regulator, with protein sequence MMNKLEFTAGDFVVYPAHGVGRVEGIETHHIAGQTVTLYAITFEKERMTLKVPVGKAKDSGLRRLSSKDRIKVALETLQGRSRARRAMWSRRAQEYEAKINSGDPVSIAEVVRDLYRGSDQPDQSYSERQIYQAALERLARELAAVEKIDEMKATERLEAVLTKTAA
- a CDS encoding metallophosphoesterase family protein; this translates as MSDNQKFADIGHPKRIWAVGAVHGEVDRLAALHADIGRRFTPGDRLVYTGNMIGRGAAVRETMDELLSFRRALIAMPGMLAEDVVYLRGAQEEMWQKLLQLQFAPDPAVVLRWMLRQGAESTLHAYGGNPDQGLAAARDGAVAITRWTNSLRGAMRAHPGHENVMSALRRAAYTSQPGGGPAERVPVGVLLVSSGIEISRPLAAQGDTFWWGGTGFGRIDQPYDQFRRIVRGYDPGRGGIQAGDVTVTLDGGCGFGGPLVCGCLAASGEILELIEV